In Streptomyces asoensis, a single genomic region encodes these proteins:
- a CDS encoding AAA family ATPase, with amino-acid sequence MSSARTATTAPSGPLAAADDLNRRLRTLRTEPATNPQLEALALAVTANQPVLLWGEPGIGKSAGLEQLAAGLGLPLETVIASVHEPSDFAGLPIVGDDPAVTGVPMAPPDWAVRLARAGQGLLFFDELSSAPPAVQAALLRVVLERRVGSLLLPEAVRIVAAANPPSSAADGWHLSPPLANRFVHLEWTHDPRTVARGMAGTWPEVTVPVVDAGRVPGAVARARGAISGFLTARPGLVHHIPADAESRGRSWPSPRTWEMALKLLAAGYASGVGREALAAALTGAVGDGAGIELLSYLEHLDLPDPDRVLADPDAFALPDRGDRQLAFLIAVVAAIQSDLTRPRWEAGWAVLAKAVDAGVPDVAARAATDLAAMRHLDWPVPPGIDGFLELLQMSGALPGGGR; translated from the coding sequence TTGAGCAGCGCCCGTACCGCGACCACCGCGCCGTCGGGCCCGCTCGCGGCCGCCGACGACCTGAACCGCCGACTGCGCACCCTGCGGACCGAACCCGCCACCAACCCTCAACTGGAGGCACTGGCACTGGCCGTGACGGCCAATCAGCCCGTGCTGCTGTGGGGTGAGCCGGGCATCGGCAAGTCGGCGGGACTGGAGCAGCTCGCCGCCGGGCTCGGCCTGCCGCTGGAGACGGTCATCGCCAGCGTGCACGAGCCGTCCGACTTCGCGGGCCTGCCGATCGTCGGTGACGATCCCGCCGTCACCGGTGTGCCGATGGCGCCGCCGGACTGGGCGGTCCGGCTCGCCCGGGCGGGGCAGGGACTGCTCTTCTTCGACGAGCTGTCCTCCGCGCCGCCGGCCGTGCAGGCGGCCCTGCTGCGGGTGGTCCTCGAACGGCGGGTCGGCAGTCTGCTCCTGCCGGAGGCCGTGCGGATCGTCGCCGCAGCCAACCCGCCCTCCAGCGCGGCGGACGGCTGGCACCTCAGCCCGCCCCTGGCCAACCGGTTCGTCCACCTCGAATGGACCCACGACCCGCGCACCGTCGCCCGCGGCATGGCCGGCACCTGGCCGGAGGTGACCGTCCCCGTCGTGGACGCGGGCAGGGTCCCCGGCGCCGTTGCCCGGGCGCGTGGCGCGATCTCCGGCTTCCTCACCGCGCGACCCGGCCTCGTGCACCACATCCCCGCCGATGCCGAGAGCCGCGGCCGGTCCTGGCCGTCGCCGCGCACCTGGGAGATGGCGCTGAAGCTTCTCGCCGCGGGGTACGCGTCGGGCGTCGGGCGCGAGGCGCTGGCCGCGGCGCTCACCGGCGCGGTCGGGGACGGCGCCGGCATCGAGCTGCTGTCGTACCTCGAACACCTGGACCTGCCCGACCCCGACCGCGTCCTCGCCGATCCCGACGCCTTCGCCCTTCCCGACCGCGGTGACCGTCAACTGGCCTTCCTCATCGCCGTGGTCGCCGCCATCCAGAGCGACCTGACCCGGCCCCGCTGGGAGGCGGGCTGGGCCGTGCTGGCGAAGGCGGTGGACGCAGGCGTCCCGGACGTGGCGGCCCGCGCGGCCACCGACCTCGCCGCGATGCGCCACCTCGACTGGCCCGTACCGCCCGGCATCGACGGCTTCCTGGAGCTGCTCCAGATGTCGGGAGCCCTGCCCGGCGGCGGCCGGTGA
- a CDS encoding DUF2201 family putative metallopeptidase, whose product MRRAGRTADAPGGLDTTKLLAARYKAANDRPYLASALYALTVVPSAQVPTMGVDRHWRCYVSPAFVDATPVPELAGVWVHEAAHLLRDHHGRADRLPAAAQRDPHRVNVAQDCEINDDLLADGLRLPEGRMEPRLFGLPEGQLFEAYLDRLPEHVRGPDCGSGAHGRPAPWELDEDPGPARLREVEAQALRRLTAEAMRAHQRTRGNLPAGWQRWAEEVLEPTVDWRRALSGAVREAAAWAAGAVDYTYRRPSRRTPALRGVVLPSLRRPLPRVAVVIDTSGSMGEAELAAALGEVTGVLREVGIRGNRVTVLACDADVHAVSRVVATEQITLGGGGGTDMRVGIEAALSVRERPGIVVVLTDGYTPWPDESPPCRLLAALIGSEAPRPPHWVETVRIPA is encoded by the coding sequence GTGAGACGCGCGGGGCGGACGGCGGACGCGCCCGGCGGCCTGGACACGACCAAACTGCTCGCCGCCCGCTACAAGGCGGCGAACGACCGTCCGTATCTGGCGTCGGCGCTGTACGCGCTGACCGTCGTGCCCAGCGCCCAGGTGCCGACGATGGGAGTGGACCGGCACTGGCGCTGCTACGTCTCGCCCGCCTTCGTCGACGCGACGCCGGTGCCCGAGCTCGCCGGGGTCTGGGTGCACGAGGCGGCACATCTGCTGCGCGACCACCACGGGCGCGCCGACCGGCTGCCGGCCGCCGCCCAGCGCGACCCGCACCGGGTCAACGTCGCCCAGGACTGCGAGATCAACGACGACCTGCTCGCCGACGGTCTGCGGCTGCCCGAGGGACGCATGGAACCGCGGCTCTTCGGGCTCCCCGAGGGCCAGTTGTTCGAGGCGTACCTGGACCGGCTCCCGGAGCACGTGCGCGGGCCGGACTGCGGGTCGGGCGCCCACGGCCGGCCGGCGCCCTGGGAACTGGACGAGGACCCCGGCCCCGCCCGGCTCCGCGAGGTGGAGGCGCAGGCCCTGCGGCGGCTCACCGCCGAGGCGATGCGCGCCCACCAGCGCACCCGTGGCAACCTGCCCGCGGGCTGGCAGCGCTGGGCCGAGGAGGTCCTGGAACCCACGGTCGACTGGCGGCGGGCGCTGTCCGGAGCGGTCCGGGAAGCCGCCGCCTGGGCCGCGGGCGCCGTCGACTACACCTACCGCCGTCCGTCGCGCCGCACGCCGGCGCTGCGGGGCGTCGTGCTGCCGAGTCTGCGCCGTCCGCTGCCGAGGGTGGCCGTCGTCATCGACACCTCGGGCTCGATGGGCGAGGCCGAACTGGCGGCGGCGCTGGGGGAGGTGACGGGCGTCCTGCGCGAGGTGGGCATCCGGGGCAACCGCGTGACCGTGCTCGCCTGCGACGCCGACGTGCACGCGGTGTCGCGGGTGGTGGCCACCGAGCAGATCACCCTGGGCGGCGGTGGCGGCACGGACATGCGGGTCGGGATCGAGGCGGCCCTCTCCGTGCGCGAGCGTCCGGGCATCGTCGTCGTCCTCACCGACGGGTACACCCCCTGGCCCGACGAGAGCCCGCCGTGCCGACTCCTCGCGGCGCTGATCGGGTCCGAAGCGCCGCGGCCGCCGCACTGGGTGGAGACGGTCCGCATTCCCGCGTGA
- a CDS encoding NADPH-dependent F420 reductase has product MNKITVLGSGRVGGNLAAALTAAGHEVTVAGRSPEASAEAVRTARIVVNATPGAGSLERLTALREELHGKILVDVSNATVDGPDGLPAALLHPGTSLAEQLQTALPGTRVVKTLNTMLYTVMTAPSALGRPPTAFLSGEDQQAKQTVCGLLADLGWSPEWIVDLGGIETARATEAAVLFVPHVIRASGFAPFAVSIAR; this is encoded by the coding sequence ATGAACAAGATCACCGTGCTGGGCAGCGGCCGCGTGGGCGGCAACCTCGCCGCGGCGCTCACCGCGGCGGGACACGAGGTGACCGTGGCGGGCCGCTCCCCCGAGGCGTCCGCGGAAGCCGTCCGGACGGCGCGGATCGTCGTCAACGCCACTCCGGGCGCCGGTTCGCTGGAACGGCTCACCGCACTGCGCGAGGAACTGCACGGCAAGATCCTGGTGGACGTCTCCAACGCGACCGTCGACGGACCCGACGGGCTGCCCGCCGCCCTGCTCCACCCCGGTACGAGCCTCGCGGAACAGCTCCAGACGGCGCTTCCCGGCACGCGCGTCGTCAAGACGCTCAACACCATGCTCTACACGGTGATGACCGCGCCCTCCGCGCTCGGCCGGCCGCCGACGGCCTTCCTCTCCGGCGAGGACCAGCAGGCCAAACAGACCGTCTGCGGGCTGCTCGCGGACCTCGGCTGGTCCCCGGAGTGGATCGTCGACCTCGGCGGCATCGAGACCGCGCGGGCCACCGAGGCCGCCGTCCTGTTCGTACCGCACGTGATCCGGGCGAGCGGGTTCGCGCCCTTCGCCGTCTCGATCGCCCGGTGA